A window of Synechococcus sp. MEDNS5 contains these coding sequences:
- a CDS encoding 4a-hydroxytetrahydrobiopterin dehydratase, with protein sequence MDQWNERKRPVCLEKRFEFSTYGDTRDFLDRLGCLSEAQGRFPDLSFGKTYVNVTLRPLSDDDDAALTSDDHAFAQRIDELVD encoded by the coding sequence ATGGATCAGTGGAACGAGCGCAAGCGTCCGGTTTGTCTCGAGAAGCGCTTCGAATTCTCAACCTATGGTGATACTCGCGATTTTCTTGATCGCCTTGGATGCTTGAGTGAAGCTCAAGGTCGCTTCCCCGACCTCAGCTTTGGCAAGACTTACGTCAACGTCACCCTGCGACCGTTGAGTGACGATGACGATGCAGCGTTGACAAGTGACGACCACGCATTCGCCCAACGTATCGATGAGCTCGTTGATTGA